In a single window of the Xylanimonas protaetiae genome:
- a CDS encoding carbamoyltransferase family protein produces MRVLGVNALFHDPSAALVVDGQVVAAAEEERFSRRKHGKRPVPFSAWELPEQAMSWCLTAAGLAPGDLDAVAYGVDPALAKPAAALGLDDPWDHLRWTYADNVAGFLATALPGLEPARVRHVPHHVAHAASAALAGPFAACSVLVLDGRGEHASHLAGHYDAERRLHVLASQDLPDSLGLLYESLTEHLGFLRSSDEYKVMALAAYGEPRFLGELRGIVRARPDGGFDAPVPDWSRWATRRDPRAEDWDDAHADLACSVQARVEEVLVELASWLRERTGDDALALAGGVALNCVANSRIWREAGFADVWVQPAAGDAGTALGAALQVAADAGDDVRLMPGADLGRGWDDDELAARLTAAHVPFTTPGDLTDQVAEALAADAVVGWFDGRSEFGPRALGHRSLLAHPGVADNAERLNAVKGREQFRPVAPMVRADRAAEVFADGPLPSPYMLFVHRVLPAWRDRIPAVVHVDGTARIQTVDPDGSRLARLLDAFEQRTGLPVLVNTSLNTAGRPMVDDPRDALELFGSAPVDLLVLGPHLVRRAALFAREAA; encoded by the coding sequence ATGCGAGTTCTCGGCGTCAACGCGCTCTTCCACGACCCCTCCGCCGCGCTCGTCGTCGACGGTCAGGTGGTCGCCGCGGCGGAGGAGGAACGGTTCTCCCGCCGCAAGCACGGCAAGCGACCCGTCCCGTTCTCGGCCTGGGAGCTGCCCGAGCAGGCCATGTCCTGGTGCCTGACCGCCGCCGGCCTGGCCCCCGGTGACCTCGACGCGGTGGCGTACGGCGTCGACCCCGCGCTGGCCAAGCCAGCCGCGGCGCTCGGCCTCGACGACCCGTGGGACCACCTGCGCTGGACGTACGCGGACAACGTCGCGGGGTTCCTCGCCACCGCGCTGCCCGGCCTGGAGCCGGCGCGCGTGCGCCACGTGCCGCACCACGTCGCCCACGCCGCCTCGGCCGCCCTCGCCGGGCCGTTCGCCGCGTGCAGCGTGCTGGTGCTGGACGGCCGCGGCGAGCACGCCTCGCACCTGGCCGGGCACTACGACGCAGAGCGGCGCCTGCACGTGCTCGCCTCCCAGGACCTGCCCGACTCGCTCGGGCTGCTGTACGAGTCGCTCACCGAGCACCTCGGGTTCCTGCGCTCCTCGGACGAGTACAAGGTCATGGCGCTCGCGGCCTATGGCGAGCCGCGGTTCCTCGGGGAGCTGCGCGGGATCGTGCGGGCCCGGCCGGACGGCGGGTTCGACGCCCCGGTGCCCGACTGGTCGCGGTGGGCCACGCGGCGTGACCCGCGCGCCGAGGACTGGGACGACGCCCACGCCGACCTGGCCTGCTCGGTGCAGGCCCGTGTCGAGGAGGTGCTCGTCGAGCTCGCGTCCTGGCTGCGCGAGCGCACCGGGGACGACGCGCTCGCCCTCGCAGGCGGGGTAGCCCTCAACTGCGTGGCGAACTCGCGCATCTGGCGGGAGGCCGGGTTCGCCGACGTGTGGGTCCAGCCCGCGGCCGGCGACGCCGGCACGGCGCTCGGTGCGGCACTCCAGGTCGCGGCCGACGCCGGGGACGACGTCCGGCTGATGCCCGGCGCGGACCTCGGGCGCGGCTGGGACGACGACGAGCTCGCCGCCCGCCTGACCGCCGCCCACGTGCCCTTCACCACGCCCGGCGACCTGACGGACCAGGTCGCCGAGGCGCTCGCCGCCGACGCCGTCGTCGGCTGGTTCGACGGGCGCTCCGAGTTCGGCCCGCGCGCTCTCGGGCACCGCTCGCTCCTCGCGCACCCCGGCGTCGCCGACAACGCCGAGCGGCTCAACGCCGTCAAGGGGCGCGAGCAGTTCCGGCCCGTCGCGCCGATGGTGCGCGCCGACCGGGCCGCCGAGGTGTTCGCCGACGGCCCGCTGCCCAGCCCGTACATGCTGTTCGTGCACCGCGTGCTCCCGGCGTGGCGCGACCGCATCCCAGCCGTCGTGCACGTGGACGGCACGGCCCGCATCCAGACGGTCGACCCCGACGGGTCGCGCCTGGCCCGGCTGCTGGACGCGTTCGAGCAGCGGACCGGGCTGCCCGTGCTCGTCAACACGTCGCTCAACACGGCCGGGCGGCCCATGGTCGACGACCCGCGCGACGCGCTCGAGCTGTTCGGGTCGGCGCCCGTGGACCTGCTCGTGCTCGGGCCGCACCTGGTGCGGCGCGCCGCGCTGTTCGCGCGGGAGGCGGCATGA
- a CDS encoding zinc-dependent alcohol dehydrogenase, with the protein MRALTWQKRHTVAVEDVDDPRVVEPQDAVVRVTSTAVCGSDLHLYGLLGMYLDKGDVLGHEAMGVVEEVGPAAGRLRVGDRVVVPFGIACGTCWMCLRGLQSQCETTQVRAEHKGAALFGYTRLYGSVPGGQAQYLRVPHADYGPVVVPDDDEPDERYLFLSDVLPTAWQGVEYAGVRPDDTVVVLGLGPVGQMAARVALHRRAARVIGIDLEPARLAMAARHGIEVLDASHASEDDVGDVVRSCTQGRGADAVVDAVGMEAHGSPLARTAQNAAAHLPDGVAASLVDAAGVDRLAALLTAIDVVRRGGTISLSGVYGGAKDPLPLMQMFDKQVTLRMGQANVRRWVEDLLPLVTDPADPLGVLDLRTHRMPLEKAADAYELFQRKDDGCVKVVLDPWA; encoded by the coding sequence GTGCGCGCGCTGACCTGGCAGAAGCGGCACACGGTCGCCGTCGAGGACGTCGACGACCCCCGCGTCGTCGAGCCGCAGGACGCCGTCGTGCGCGTGACGTCGACCGCGGTGTGCGGCTCGGACCTCCACCTGTACGGGCTGCTCGGCATGTACCTCGACAAGGGCGACGTGCTCGGGCACGAGGCCATGGGCGTGGTCGAGGAGGTCGGACCGGCGGCGGGGCGCCTGCGCGTGGGGGACCGCGTCGTGGTGCCGTTCGGCATCGCGTGCGGGACGTGCTGGATGTGCTTGCGCGGTCTCCAGTCCCAGTGCGAGACGACCCAGGTCCGTGCGGAGCACAAGGGTGCGGCCCTGTTCGGATACACCCGGCTCTACGGGTCGGTGCCGGGCGGCCAGGCGCAGTACCTGCGCGTGCCGCACGCCGACTACGGGCCCGTGGTGGTGCCCGACGACGACGAGCCCGACGAGCGCTACCTGTTCCTCTCCGACGTGCTGCCCACCGCGTGGCAGGGCGTCGAGTACGCCGGAGTCCGCCCTGACGACACCGTGGTGGTGCTGGGCCTGGGGCCGGTCGGGCAGATGGCCGCGCGGGTCGCGCTGCACCGGAGGGCCGCCCGCGTGATCGGGATCGACCTGGAGCCGGCGCGCCTGGCGATGGCGGCCCGCCACGGGATCGAGGTGCTCGACGCGTCGCACGCCTCCGAGGACGACGTGGGCGACGTGGTCCGGTCGTGCACGCAGGGGCGTGGCGCCGACGCCGTCGTCGACGCCGTCGGCATGGAGGCGCATGGATCGCCGCTGGCACGGACCGCGCAGAACGCCGCGGCCCATCTGCCCGACGGTGTGGCGGCGTCGCTGGTCGACGCCGCCGGGGTGGACAGGCTCGCAGCGCTCCTCACGGCGATCGACGTCGTCCGGCGCGGCGGCACGATCTCGCTCTCCGGCGTGTACGGGGGCGCGAAGGACCCGCTGCCGCTCATGCAGATGTTCGACAAGCAGGTGACGCTGCGCATGGGGCAGGCCAACGTGCGGCGCTGGGTCGAGGATCTGCTGCCTCTGGTCACCGACCCGGCCGACCCGCTCGGGGTGCTCGACCTGCGCACGCACCGGATGCCGCTCGAGAAGGCCGCGGACGCGTACGAGCTCTTCCAGCGCAAGGACGACGGCTGCGTCAAGGTCGTGCTCGACCCCTGGGCGTAG
- a CDS encoding HAD-IIIA family hydrolase — protein MSDARSWTAVVPTVGRPELARMLVSLAAACAGSRTGGPDAVLVVDDRARRPAPLDLGDADLPVRTLRTGGRGPAAARNAGWRLACTSWVVFLDDDVVLPPGWGAALRADLAAADDGTAAVYGRLRVPSRRHPTDWERTTAGLEHARYATADAAVRRAALDEVEGFDERFGRAYREDADLALRLRQRGWVLASGRRLVVHPVRAASASVSVRTQAGARDDARMRVLHGHRWRAEAQTGSGRFPVHVATVAGAALALAGAVARAPEAAVVGAATWAALTTDFLARRVAPGPRPGDPGWAGEWGRMAWTSVVIPPVAVAHRLAGVAQAHRDPRPWRPSTRAVLFDRDGTLVHDVPYNGDPAAVRPVAGARATLDALRRCGIAVGIVTNQSGIARGLLDTRQVDAVNARVAELLGPFDVVAVCPHGAGDGCACRKPEPGLVLDAARHLGLAPWECAVVGDTGADVEAGLAAGARTVLVPTDATRAAEVEAAPAAAGDLAGALRWLATRGRS, from the coding sequence ATGAGCGACGCCCGGTCCTGGACGGCGGTGGTCCCGACCGTCGGGCGCCCCGAGCTCGCGCGGATGCTCGTCTCGCTCGCGGCGGCGTGCGCTGGCTCGCGGACCGGCGGGCCCGACGCCGTCCTCGTCGTCGACGACCGCGCGCGCCGGCCCGCCCCCCTCGACCTGGGCGACGCGGACCTGCCCGTGCGGACGCTGCGCACCGGCGGGCGCGGCCCGGCGGCCGCCCGGAACGCGGGCTGGCGGCTGGCCTGCACGTCCTGGGTCGTGTTCCTCGACGACGACGTCGTGCTGCCACCCGGCTGGGGCGCGGCGCTGCGCGCGGACCTCGCCGCGGCCGACGACGGCACCGCGGCCGTGTACGGGCGGCTGCGGGTCCCGAGCCGACGTCATCCCACCGACTGGGAGCGCACGACCGCCGGTCTCGAGCATGCCCGGTACGCGACCGCCGACGCTGCCGTGCGCCGCGCCGCGCTCGACGAGGTCGAGGGCTTCGACGAGCGGTTCGGCCGCGCCTACCGGGAGGACGCCGACCTCGCCCTGCGCCTGCGGCAGCGCGGGTGGGTGCTCGCGAGCGGCCGCCGCCTGGTGGTACACCCCGTGCGTGCCGCCTCGGCGAGCGTGAGCGTTCGCACCCAGGCCGGGGCGCGCGACGACGCCCGCATGCGCGTCCTGCACGGTCACCGGTGGCGCGCCGAGGCGCAGACCGGGTCGGGGCGGTTTCCCGTCCATGTCGCCACCGTGGCCGGCGCCGCGCTCGCACTCGCGGGGGCGGTCGCGCGCGCCCCCGAGGCCGCGGTCGTGGGTGCGGCCACATGGGCTGCGCTCACCACCGACTTCCTGGCCCGGCGGGTGGCGCCAGGACCGCGCCCCGGTGACCCTGGCTGGGCCGGGGAGTGGGGTCGCATGGCGTGGACCTCCGTCGTGATCCCGCCCGTGGCCGTCGCCCACCGCCTCGCGGGGGTGGCCCAGGCGCACCGCGACCCACGGCCGTGGCGTCCGTCCACGCGGGCGGTGCTCTTCGACCGCGACGGCACGCTCGTGCACGACGTCCCCTACAACGGCGACCCCGCGGCGGTGCGCCCCGTCGCCGGCGCCCGTGCGACGCTCGACGCCCTGCGCCGCTGCGGCATCGCGGTCGGCATCGTCACCAACCAGTCCGGCATCGCGCGCGGGCTGCTCGACACCCGGCAGGTGGACGCGGTCAACGCGCGCGTCGCCGAGCTGCTGGGTCCGTTCGACGTCGTCGCCGTGTGCCCGCACGGGGCCGGGGACGGGTGCGCGTGCCGCAAGCCCGAGCCCGGGCTCGTGCTCGACGCAGCGCGTCACCTGGGCCTGGCCCCCTGGGAGTGCGCCGTCGTCGGGGACACCGGCGCCGACGTCGAGGCGGGGCTCGCGGCCGGGGCGCGGACGGTGCTCGTGCCTACCGACGCCACCCGCGCCGCGGAGGTCGAGGCGGCACCCGCCGCGGCCGGGGACCTCGCCGGCGCCCTGCGGTGGCTCGCGACGAGAGGACGATCATGA
- a CDS encoding metallophosphoesterase family protein, whose amino-acid sequence MGHERIAVISDVHGNLTALDAVLADIRRRGIERIWNLGDYVGKGPRGSAAVDRCQAACEVNVRGNWDDFLPAAAGSDDPGLAWWHDELRPEQRDWLRTLPLSHDALVSGRRLRLFHASATSVHVRVGRRHTREEFDGMFAATDLTGAGPEPSVVGYGDIHGVYLEVDDGRTLFNVGSVGNPLDEPVPSYAVLDGALDDPEPGALGIEFVRVPYDVEAEIAVARSLGMPQVEPYAVELRTAVYRGRQAPVP is encoded by the coding sequence ATGGGCCACGAACGGATCGCCGTCATCTCCGACGTCCACGGCAACCTCACCGCGCTCGACGCCGTGCTCGCCGACATCCGCCGCCGGGGCATCGAGCGGATCTGGAACCTCGGCGACTACGTCGGCAAGGGGCCGCGCGGCAGCGCGGCGGTCGACCGCTGCCAGGCGGCCTGCGAGGTCAACGTCCGCGGCAACTGGGACGACTTCCTGCCCGCGGCGGCGGGCTCGGACGACCCCGGCCTCGCCTGGTGGCACGACGAGCTGCGGCCCGAGCAGCGCGACTGGCTGCGGACCCTCCCGCTGAGCCACGACGCGCTCGTCTCCGGGCGGCGCCTCCGCCTCTTCCACGCCTCCGCGACGAGCGTGCACGTGCGCGTCGGCCGCAGGCACACGCGCGAGGAGTTCGACGGCATGTTCGCCGCGACCGACCTCACCGGAGCCGGACCGGAGCCGTCCGTCGTCGGGTACGGCGACATCCACGGCGTCTACCTCGAGGTCGACGACGGCCGCACGCTCTTCAACGTCGGGAGCGTCGGCAACCCGCTCGACGAGCCCGTGCCGAGCTACGCCGTGCTCGACGGCGCGCTCGACGACCCCGAGCCGGGCGCCCTCGGCATCGAGTTCGTCCGCGTGCCCTACGACGTCGAGGCCGAGATCGCGGTCGCCCGGTCGCTCGGCATGCCCCAGGTGGAGCCCTACGCCGTCGAGCTGCGGACGGCCGTCTACCGCGGCCGCCAGGCCCCCGTCCCGTGA
- a CDS encoding DUF2087 domain-containing protein: MAPVNPGVSRFLHDGRLLSMPRRWEHRKAVARWLAHATLPDLLEPVTEPELTQRLAALAADPVGVRRAMVDLGLVHRTRDGAEYWRTELTEYDVVVAGRRTFHLDGARVDSVATFYDELDRVFMAGEDWRLGPSLDALDDLLRGGFGALHGAGPAAVVWHDYDHSREALGFAATRAHLQGKVDDPQVFDAELFRRRLADLEAGRGRTYLELVLEVFAGHPEVELVLR, encoded by the coding sequence ATGGCTCCCGTGAACCCCGGCGTGTCCCGGTTCCTGCACGACGGGCGCCTGCTGTCGATGCCGCGCCGGTGGGAGCACCGCAAGGCCGTCGCGCGGTGGCTCGCGCACGCGACCCTGCCCGACCTGCTCGAGCCCGTCACGGAGCCGGAGCTCACGCAGCGGCTCGCGGCGCTCGCGGCCGACCCCGTCGGGGTGCGGCGTGCGATGGTCGACCTGGGCCTGGTGCACCGCACGCGCGACGGCGCCGAGTACTGGCGCACCGAGCTCACGGAGTACGACGTCGTCGTCGCCGGCCGCCGCACGTTCCACCTGGACGGCGCCCGGGTCGACTCGGTCGCCACGTTCTACGACGAGCTGGACCGCGTCTTCATGGCAGGGGAGGACTGGCGGCTCGGGCCGAGCCTCGACGCCTTGGACGACCTGCTGCGCGGCGGCTTCGGCGCGCTGCACGGGGCCGGTCCGGCCGCCGTCGTCTGGCACGACTACGACCACAGCCGCGAGGCGCTCGGGTTCGCGGCCACCCGCGCGCACCTCCAGGGGAAGGTCGACGACCCGCAGGTGTTCGACGCGGAGCTCTTCCGCCGCCGGCTGGCCGACCTCGAGGCGGGGCGCGGCAGGACGTACCTCGAGCTGGTGCTCGAGGTGTTCGCGGGGCACCCGGAGGTCGAGCTGGTCCTGCGCTGA